In Eupeodes corollae chromosome 3, idEupCoro1.1, whole genome shotgun sequence, a single genomic region encodes these proteins:
- the LOC129951153 gene encoding ARF GTPase-activating protein Git, translated as MCFANKDRLFIRMSRGKSRLQAEICGDCGASDPSWASVNRGILLCSDCCSVHRSLGRHISVVKSLRQGHWCPSVLNFVNSLNAHGANSVWEHCLLDPTGKTTTRRKPTPKDPLHPTKSDFIKAKHVNLSFVLKPNLQDDESFNGNLETELSKQLHASVRTSNLETSLRLLVQGADPNYFHEEKKSNPLHVAAKFGQASQIELLIIHGADLNALDGNGSTAFEVAKANNHNLIAERLIEAMYDVTDRITMFLGGKRPDHANGKHICIPDSNNSEISEQLKIARGRLQLVPNKMFEELVMDLYDEVDRRESEAIWATTALNPENVAVPFLPANPFLSATRNQGRQKLARFSPLEFAGLLTDVLIDARRRQNMANLRPLDSLNQQSFSATDDPNLSDDEPIYDPVASDEDYAPVASIVQQNHHSSMVGTRPADVYEMETLRKKINQYESEINQLKNVVEQLSTENTKLKSKYSGVNFNIYDEPLRIDLNGTEPENEPVLDGSGSGSGSNQSTSKRPASMYERRLGALNKPPDCRTTTSMYQMAGDKPFGEEVKHRTDLVTRRLKELCIAMHDTSTKDAFVPCAERIRVAVDELTAIFRTPNYNESIREALKQLNLYNTQVQRECEHLQEAINKADSPAIEAYMKEVRECAFYIASATKALYLQFE; from the exons ATGTGTTTTGCAAACAAAGATCGTTTATTTATCAGAATGTCCCGTGGCAAATCGCGTTTGCAAGCGGAAATTTGTGGCGATTGTGGAGCATCGG ATCCTTCATGGGCTTCTGTAAATCGTGGTATACTCTTGTGTTCGGATTGTTGTTCGGTACATAGAAGCTTGGGGCGACACATTTCAGTTGTCAAGTCTCTGAGACAGGGTCATTGGTGTCCAtctgttttgaattttgtcaaTTCCCTTAATGCGCATGGTGCTAATAGTGTTTGGGAACATTGTTTGTTAGACCCAACTGGCAAAACAACAACCCGCAGGAAGCCTACTCCTAAGGATCCACTCCATCCGACTAAGTCGGATTTCATTAAAGCCAAGCATGTCAACTTGTCGTTTGTTCTTAAACCAAATCTTCAAGATGACGAGAGTTTCAATGGCAATCTAGAAACTGAGCTAAGCAAGCAATTGCATGCGAGTGTCAGAACTAGTAATTTGGAAACTTCTTTACGTTTGTTGGTGCAAGGAGCTGATCCTAATTATTTTCACGAG GAAAAGAAATCGAATCCATTGCATGTTGCGGCAAAATTTGGACAAGCTTCACAAATCGAGTTGCTTATCATTCATGGGGCAGATTTGAATGCCCTAGACGGAAATGGTAGTACTGCATTTGAGGTGGCAAAAGCCAATAATCACAATCTAATCGCTGAACGACTCATAGAGGCTATGTATGATGTTACTGATCGTATAACTATGTTCTTAGGAGGCAAGAGACCCGATCATGCA aatggAAAACATATTTGTATACCAGACTCGAATAATTCAGAAATTAGCGAGCAATTGAAAATTGCCCGCGGCAGATTGCAACTTGTGCCAAATAAAATGTTCGAAGAACTTGTCATGGACTTATACGATGAAGTAGACCGTCGGGAAAGTGAAGCAA TTTGGGCAACAACCGCTTTGAATCCGGAAAACGTTGCAGTACCATTTCTACCAGCAAACCCATTTCTAAGTGCCACTCGTAATCAG GGTCGTCAAAAACTAGCCCGTTTTAGCCCACTCGAATTTGCTGGCCTTCTTACCGATGTACTCATAGATGCTCGGCGTCGTCAGAACATGGCCAATTTAAGACCCTTGGATAGTTTAAATCAACAATCATTTTCAGCTACTGATGATCCGAATCTCTCCGACGACGAACCTATTTATGATCCTGTTGCTTCTGATGAAGATTATGCGCCAGTTGCATCAATTGTACAACAG AACCACCATTCGTCTATGGTTGGAACGCGTCCAGCAGACGTCTACGAAATGGAAACATTGcgcaaaaaaattaatcaatatgaatcggaaatcaatcaattgaaaaatgttgtcgAACAGTTATCTACagaaaacacaaaattgaaatcaaagtatTCGGGcgttaatttcaatatttacgATGAACCATT ACGAATTGATTTAAATGGAACCGAACCGGAAAATGAACCTGTTTTGGATGGTTCAGGTTCAGGTTCTGGCAGTAATCAATCAACTTCTAAGCGTCCTGCGAGTATGTATGAAAGGCGTTTAGGAGCATTAAATAAACCTCCAGACTGCCGAACCACAACGAGCATGTACCAAATGGCTGGCGACAAGCCTTTTGGTGAGGAGGTTAAGCATAGAACTGACTTGGTTACTCGACGTCTAAAGGAGCTCTGCATTGCCATGCATGATACATCAACGAAAGACGCATTTGTACCTTGTGCCGAGCGCATTAGGGTAGCAGTTGATGAATTAACTGCAATCTTTAGAACT CCAAATTACAACGAATCGATTCGCGAGGCTCTAAAACAATTGAATCTTTATAATACTCAGGTTCAGCGAGAATGTGAACA
- the LOC129951945 gene encoding elongator complex protein 2 produces MKIENIYTSIACNRTPESADWGNNGLIVFAACNSIAIFDPNLKESAKITQTFIQHTKRVTTVKWIARSPGAIETEFLSGSDDGLAILWDISDPKNVTTKVLKGHESGVNFLDGVYVNGQLTIATASTDSSIKLWTLNSETSQFECYQTILLRSGFCFAIRITSLPGTQQLLLAFSSDDDSISLWTNKNGNSMEKIHQLIGHEDWVRGLDFVTTDNGDLLLASSSQDNFIRLWRISPRTEDQVSRNEIDILNIADGEIRVEEKIIQVAKTGNSQWFAVSLESVLYGHEGWVYGVHWHSSTKGLQLLSASIDKSIIIWQPTEDGVWMEKVRVGGVGGNSLGFFGGKFASDGKSILGFSFQGGFHIWNQSHENECIWTPNVIVGGHFGEVRDLGWEPEGAFLLSVSADQTTRLHAPWVRPDRSEQTWHELARPQVHGYDMQTIAVLSRYKFASGAEEKIVRTFQATANFVENFKTITKTNDDQEGNVILESLPKGASVPSLGLSNKAVYTVDESPQQKHVKDEYPENYFVPVSLSTPPQEETLMQNTLWPEVQKLYGHGFEIYALAASSDGQILASSCRATNAEYAQIILWSTATWKQVQKLSSHQLTVTQMRFSPDNKYLLSVSRDRRLSVFENKSTKESISFEMVSTTDKTNGIHTRIIWSCDWSHDSKLFVTSSRDGKVVVWTKSSKSTDTSLRDWHSVDTLELKNESITAVAFDDKFRNGEEGHYLLALGFESGKIKLCSLNGGKLKILLNIEQRDAHHLTVRKLQFRPKAKGIDLASCGDDHLVRIYRICI; encoded by the exons atgaaaatagaaaacatcTACACGTCCATAGCCTGCAATCGAACTCCCGAAAGTGCAGACTGGGGTAATAATGGCTTGATAGTGTTTGCCGCCTGTAATTCCATTGCGATATTCGACCCAAAT ttaaaagaaTCGGCAAAGATCACCCAAACATTTATCCAACATACCAAACGTGTCACTACTGTTAAATGGATTGCAAGATCTCCAGGTGCCATTGAGACAGAGTTTCTTTCTGGTTCTGATGACGGATTAGCTATTTTGTGGGACATTTCGGATCCCAAGAATGTGACaaccaaagttttgaaaggcCACGAAAGTGGAGTCAACTTCCTCGATGGAGTGTATGTCAATGGGCAGCTTACTATTGCTACAGCTTCTACCGACTCCTCTATTAAACTATGGACTCTAAATTCTGAGACTTCCCAATTCGAGTGTTATCAGACGATACTTCTGCGAAGTGGGTTCTGCTTTGCAATCAGAATTACCTCACTCCCAGGTACACAACAACTGCTGTTGGCGTTTTCTTCGGACGACGATAGCATCTCATTGTGGACAAATAAAAATGGCAACTCAATGGAGAAGATTCATCAACTAATTGGCCACGAAGACTGGGTACGTGGCTTGGATTTTGTCACTACCGACAATGGTGATCTGTTACTGGCTAGTTCCTCTCAGGATAACTTCATAAGGCTTTGGAGAATCTCGCCCAGAACCGAGGATCAAGTAAGtcgaaatgaaattgatataCTAAACATCGCCGATGGAGAAATTCGTGTCGAGGAAAAGATAATCCAAGTCGCCAAGACTGGCAACTCGCAATGGTTTGCCGTCAGCTTAGAATCTGTATTATATGGACATGAAGGATGGGTGTACGGTGTCCATTGGCATAGTAGTACCAAAGGTCTTCAACTGCTCTCTGCATCTATAGACAAGTCGATTATAATTTGGCAGCCAACTGAAGACGGCGTTTGGATGGAAAAAGTCCGTGTCGGCGGAGTTGGGGGTAATTCGTTGGGATTCTTTGGGGGTAAATTTGCCAGTGACGGAAAGTCTATTCTTGGATTTAGTTTTCAAGGTGGTTTTCACATTTGGAATCAATCGCATGAAAATGAATGCATTTGGACACCGAATGTCATTGTTGGTGGACACTTCGGAGAAGTTCGTGACCTCGGCTGGGAACCTGAAGGTGCCTTTTTATTATCTGTTTCAGCTGATCAAACTACCAGACTGCATGCTCCATGGGTTCGTCCTGATAGATCAGAACAAACGTGGCACGAGCTGGCTCGTCCACAAGTTCATGGTTACGACATGCAAACGATTGCGGTCCTATCTCGTTACAAGTTCGCTAGCGGAGCAGAGGAAAAAATTGTACGCACCTTCCAGGCAACGgcaaattttgtagaaaacttTAAGACTATTACCAAAACTAATGATGACCAAGAAGGCAATGTAATCTTGgaaa GTTTGCCGAAGGGTGCTTCTGTGCCTTCATTAGGTCTATCCAATAAAGCTGTTTACACTGTCGATGAATCACCACAACAAAAACACGTAAAGGATGAGTATCCAGAAAACTATTTTGTTCCCGTGTCGTTGAGTACACCACCGCAAGAAGAAACTCTTATGCAAAATACACTTTGGCCGGAAGTTCAAAAACTCTACGGTCATGGATTCGAGATATACGCATTAGCAGCATCCAGTGATGGTCAAATATTAGCATCTTCATGTCGAGCAACAAATGCAGAATACGCTCAAATCATTTTgtg GAGCACGGCAACATGGAAACAAGTCCAGAAGCTATCATCGCACCAACTGACAGTTACACAAATGCGATTTTCCCCCGATAATAAATATCTTCTATCTGTGTCCCGCGATAGACGTTTGagcgtttttgaaaacaagtcaACAAAAGAATCAATATCATTTGAAATGGTTTCGACAACCGATAAAACAAATGGGATCCACACCCGCATTATTTGGTCATGCGATTGGTCTCATGATTCCAAATTATTTGTTACCTCATCGAGAGACGGAAAGGTTGTTGTTTGGACGAAGAGTAGCAAATCAACGGACACAAGTCTACGAGACTGGCATTCTGTGGATACACTTGAGCTTAAAAACGAATCCATAACTGCAGTTGCATTTGATGATAAATTCCGTAACGGTGAAGAAGGGCATTATCTGCTGGCACTAGGATTCGAAagtggaaaaataaaattgtgttcaTTAAATGgaggaaaattgaaaattcttttgaatatAGAGCAAAG gGATGCGCATCATTTAACTGTGAGAAAGCTACAATTTAGGCCCAAGGCCAAAGGAATTGATTTGGCTAGTTGTGGAGATGATCATTTAGTTAGAAtttatagaatttgtatttaa